A genomic window from Aquitalea aquatilis includes:
- a CDS encoding M20 aminoacylase family protein — MHSAILPGILRINDEMVALRRQLHAHPELGFEEFNTRRLVMEKLQGWGYQLTEGIGGTGVVASLHCGRGPTIGLRADMDALPIQEETGLPWASRIDGKMHACGHDGHTAILLAAACELARSRRFAGTLHLIFQPAEEGHGGSGAQRMLDDGLFQRFPCDAIFALHNMPGIPLGKLGFRAGPFMASTDTITILIHGTGGHGAMPQRAVDPVVVAASLVLALQTIVSRNVPPLETAVLTVGAILAGDAANVIPASAELRLTVRALNPAVRDLLHQRIRQLAEQHAAGFGAQAEVLFQHGYPVLVNDDVITQQAMLLASEWLGANNVIADLEPLTGSEDFAYWLEQVPGCYFIVGNGDGDGGCMVHNPGYDFNDQALPLAASFWVRLVEHWLGPAIAATAD, encoded by the coding sequence ATGCACAGCGCCATTCTGCCCGGCATCCTGCGTATCAACGATGAAATGGTGGCCCTGCGCCGCCAGTTGCATGCTCATCCCGAACTGGGTTTCGAGGAGTTCAATACCCGGCGGCTGGTGATGGAAAAGCTGCAGGGCTGGGGCTACCAGCTCACCGAAGGTATCGGCGGCACCGGGGTGGTGGCGAGTCTGCATTGCGGTCGCGGGCCAACCATTGGCCTGCGTGCCGACATGGATGCCCTGCCCATTCAGGAGGAAACCGGCCTGCCCTGGGCCAGTCGCATCGACGGCAAGATGCATGCCTGCGGTCATGATGGCCACACCGCCATCCTGCTGGCCGCCGCCTGCGAGCTGGCACGCAGCCGGCGTTTTGCCGGCACCCTGCACCTGATTTTCCAGCCGGCAGAGGAGGGGCATGGCGGCTCCGGTGCCCAGCGCATGCTGGATGACGGGCTGTTTCAGCGCTTTCCCTGTGATGCCATCTTCGCCTTGCACAATATGCCGGGCATCCCGCTGGGCAAGCTGGGTTTTCGTGCCGGCCCCTTCATGGCCTCCACCGACACCATCACCATTCTGATCCATGGCACTGGTGGTCATGGCGCCATGCCACAACGCGCAGTCGACCCGGTGGTGGTGGCGGCGTCGCTGGTGCTGGCATTGCAGACCATTGTTTCGCGCAATGTGCCACCGCTGGAAACGGCGGTGCTTACCGTGGGGGCCATTCTGGCCGGCGATGCCGCCAATGTGATTCCGGCCAGTGCCGAATTGCGCCTCACTGTACGCGCGCTGAATCCGGCTGTGCGTGATTTGCTGCACCAGCGCATCCGCCAACTGGCCGAGCAACATGCCGCCGGTTTCGGCGCACAGGCGGAGGTGCTGTTTCAGCATGGCTATCCGGTCTTGGTCAACGATGACGTGATTACCCAGCAGGCCATGTTGCTGGCGAGCGAGTGGCTGGGTGCCAACAACGTCATCGCCGATCTGGAACCATTGACCGGCAGTGAGGACTTTGCTTACTGGCTGGAGCAGGTACCCGGCTGCTACTTCATTGTTGGCAACGGTGATGGTGATGGCGGCTGCATGGTGCACAACCCCGGCTATGACTTCAACGACCAGGCTTTGCCGCTGGCTGCCAGTTTCTGGGTGCGGCTGGTGGAGCACTGGCTGGGGCCGGCCATTGCCGCCACGGCGGACTGA